CTCAATCACATGGAAGCGTTTTGAGTCATAGCCACGCAATATTGACGTCAAAGAACCAAAGAGTTCTTCTTTGGGGCTTTTCCTCTTCTCATTTCATTATGTGGCATCGCTGTTggcattttgattttctttACTCAGAATTCTAGGTGTTCTGGGCAAGCTTTTGCTCCTAACTCTAGTTTTTTACTTTGGGAATCTTATGCCAATTTCACTTTTGATGTCTAAGGCATAGAAGAGgacattattattttatttcgttATTCTCCCTACAGCTTATTCCAATTTTTAGCATGGCCTTATTTGAAATGCTTTTGTTATATGGTAGCTGGATACTCAACCAGTTTTTATGGAGTATTGCTGGAAGTGTTCATCGAAGAGGCAAGAGTGATGAATTTACTATTAGATGTATGAAGAGACAATTCTCTCATGAATTGCAATTTGAGGCTTATTGATATTCTGACTTGCCATACATCTGCTACTTGAAATGTATATGTGACATTATATTCACTATTAAgatttctcccaaaatacatTTTGCCCTATCATGGGTCTCAACGTAAACCTTTATTTCTGGATATTTCTATGTAATTGTATAGTGTGCAAGTGTGATGAATCAATTATGTGAAAGAAGAGAAGCGTCTCTTATGAATTTCATTTTAAGCTTATTGATATTCTGACTTGCTATTCTAGTGAATTACGGATATTCTTTTTTGCGAGTTCTTTCCATGTATTTGGCTAcgaaattttgaaagatatcTTAAAAAGCAGTTGGTGTACCATTACACATCTCAACTGTCTAAATGTACTCTTTCTTCCGTATTTGTTCGTTTGGATTCCTCTTCTATCTGAAGGCATAGTTATTTCTGTACTATTATAGGTGGCATGAAGGTCAAAGCTGATAGGGATGAATCATCTCCTTATGCGGCCATGCTTGCGGCACAAGATGTTTCGCAGAGATGCAAGGTATTGTTTGAtgtattgtataattttttttcctatttctgATTTAATGGTATTGTTATTGCTACTAACAGAGTGATTGTCATTGATATAATTGATATTGATTGGTACCCTTCTCGTCTCTCTTCTCTACAGGAGCTTGGGATCACTGCTTTGCACATTAAGCTTCGAGCTACCGGAGGGAACAAAACTAAGACTCCTGGTCCTGGTGCCCAATCTGCCCTAAGAGCACTTGCTCGCTCTGGAATGAAAATTGGCCGCATAGGTAAATTATCATTTTTCGTACCCTAAACTGTATATTTTTCTAATCCACGGAAATTCTCTGACTTGCGATCTATAATTCTATCTGTTATATTGTCTTTGGGTCTCATCCTTGGTTTACTCTTTATCACTCTTGCGATCTGTTGTAATGAGAAAATTTTTCCGAAAACTTTGGTGATTCTCTTAATACAATCTCTTTTGGTGGCTTGTGGAGTTCtgattatttcattttattttactttttgccGCAGAGGATGTGACTCCAATCCCGACCGACAGCACCCGCAGAAAGGGCGGGCGAAGAGGGAGGAGGCTGTAACTTCTACGACATGATTCACTCTTTCATCCTCATCGAGCAGATTATATGTTGGCGgtctttttcatttctttagTTGCGGCAAGACAGTTTTTGTTGAAACTATTTGGAGAGGTGATTGAGCAATTATCTATGTTGGTAGATTCCGATTCGCTTGTTAAATGGTGCTGGAATTATATCGAAAGACAACATCTAATTGTTTGGCAACTTTTACATTGTCTTCACCCTTCCAACTCTTTTGTCCCCTGAATGTTGTTCTTGATATATCaattactccttttttttttaaaattttgtttcattttattttttgttttctgaacAAGCCAGAAAATAATGGTATGAAACGATTAGTTTCTCTTTACAGTCCAATGTTGTAGGATCCTAATTGGCTAATACTTCATCTGTGCGATTCATAAAATGATCAATCTGATTCATCACTCCTTTGCTATTAGTTGTTGGTATGTTTATGTTGGTAAATTTATATGATATATGATTTAATACaacataagattttttttttcggaattAGTCTATTTTACTGATACTCGAGAACCCATTGTCTTATCTAACGGTAA
This DNA window, taken from Ananas comosus cultivar F153 linkage group 21, ASM154086v1, whole genome shotgun sequence, encodes the following:
- the LOC109726403 gene encoding 40S ribosomal protein S14-like, with protein sequence MSGRKKTREPKEENVTLGPTVREGEHVFGVAHIYASFNDTFIHVTDLSGRETLVRITGGMKVKADRDESSPYAAMLAAQDVSQRCKELGITALHIKLRATGGNKTKTPGPGAQSALRALARSGMKIGRIEDVTPIPTDSTRRKGGRRGRRL